TTAATAATGCGTGTCCTCAATCAATTTAAGGCGCAATCGATTTACATACCAATGAAGTCTTCTCTTCGGTCATCTTTGACCGAGTAGCACCGCCCCCGACGCCACTATTTCCTATTACCTCGGTGAGCCCCTCCTGACGTCGCTGCTTTCCCCCGAATGCTGCCACTTCTACTCGTCCAAGCCGGCGCCTGCATCACCGCTGCCACCGCTCGTCGGAACCCATCCCGACGTCATGACCAGCCCGAGCGCCGCCCGAGTCGCTGTTGTTCGTGATCCACCGCCTGAGCCGACGACGATCGAGCTTACCGCTCTGATCATCGTTGCGACCCACACCGAGTCTCGTCCGTGACGAGCTGCTATTTGCCGATCCGAGTCGGACTCCCGCCGAGAGTCGTGCCTAATCGTGACCTGCTGCCCCAGTGCGATCCTTGCATCGAGCTGATCTGTGCTGTTGCCCCGACGCCACGCCATCCCTGCTGAGCCGCTGGCCCACAATTGCTGATTTGCGTCGACAACAAAGCTGGCCACTGTCGACACCCTTGTTGAACGACCAGTCGAGTTGCACTTGGCCCATCCCTGTCGCCACAAGCAACAGCGTGATTCTTCGGCCATTCTTTCGAATACTTTCTCGTGTAGGAAAGGAGATtgagcttttgtttttttttttttttaaataaataaataaagacacGTACTGTTCCATGGAGACCATTAGTTGCAAGCTCCAGCTCTGTGGACTTTTAGTCACACCGCAAACCGTCTCATTATCGTTCGccgttgacatctaaattttggtgactcaaacatagaaaaattagggattaattttcaagccctaaataataataataataataaggaatGACGATTTGATATATTCAGTAAATCTTTCATATATTCAAGCGGTATACacaccaaaaaatatattttgtagaaaattgaaagatttcgaGGGAATATTCTAGATAGGTATATATTTGGTATTAATATTTGAGCAATAATCAGATTTTGCAATTGTCGATAAGCATgaacagaggaaagaaaataaaataaaatcgtgGAGATTGCGCCTTGGCCATGCGAGATACAatcgaaaagaagaaggaaattttgtTTCATCCATTCCATACAGGGGCTCTATTTCGATGCATATAAAAGGGGCAAGCGtgagaaacagagaaaaagaagaacctctctctctcgtccatTCATAGTTATCAGAAGTACACAGAGCTAGAGAGAAAGGACGTAAgagacaggaaaaaaaaaatttaaaaaaaaagagagagagagtgtctTCTTCCAAGGGGGATCCGAGCACCTGCATCTCCACCACGCAGCAACCAGCGCCTCCGTCTGCTCGTCGCCGCGCCACTGCCCGCCTGTCgccgcgcctccgccgccggtcgccgcgcCTCCACCCGCCACCGCTGCTTCTGTTACCCAGCCACGCCCGTCGCCGCGCTTCcgaacgccgccgccgctgctgcaACTCCGAGCATCACCGACGCCCGCTCGTCGCCGCGCCTCTGCCCGCCCGTCGCCGCACCTCCGCTGCAACCCCGAGCATCACCGACGCCGCAGCTCCGCGCCACTGCTGCTGCCGTTGCCCAGCTCGAAGCCGCGAGCGCCACTGCTGCCGCCCCTCCGTCCGACCTGCTGCTAGTCCTCCTGCCACGACCCGACGCCGACGACCCATCGCCACTCCCGGGCCCAGGATGAGCCGCGCCGAGCACCCTCGCTGACTCGACACCGGCCTGCTCGCTGTCCCTCCGAGTCCACCAGCTCTCCCTCCTGAGTTGCTGCGCCTGAGCCGCCTCCACAAAGCCGCGACGAGTTTGACCGGGAGCTGCTGTTGCGTTCCTACCGCCCGCTATTCCCACTCGTGTCCGAACCGAGTCGGTTCCACAAGCTTTCTTGCAGGATCTTTGGTCGCGAGCCCGCTGCCACTGAGCCGACCCCAACGCAAATCGTCGTTCGCGAATCCGTGGCGCCGGTCCCGTTTTGGAAGTAAAATCCAGTCAAGGTAATTTTCTTAAATCAAATTTCGTTTCGATATTATTGTCTAAATCAGGATATATTTGGTACCAATGTTGATTCCttgaatattttaggcattatCCGATAGGATATTATTGCTAAAAAATAactataaaaattatattgatttttttggctcattgatgatattttaatttttaaattattaaaattattaatttgattcgtaagatttcagacattttttttaaattattttgagcTATCTGTTTAGGAttagaataattgttaatttaatctgtgAGACAAtggatttatttttcaattattttaataatttatttgatgaatatcctGAGTGGTTTAGATATAATGcttatttgaaaattacttGAGAATCAAATTGTGCAATAgataggaaaatttcctaaatcGCATGTTTTtagattagattgcatgttagaATATATAGGATTTCTCGATAACATTGCCTAGTTTGAATAGGATTGCATCTTTAGATAATTCTAGAatagattagaatagattatAGATAGAGTTTTCTTTCATAGATAGGGTCCTAAATaatgcatgcatgtttagataataTTGCATctttaaaatagtttttctagGATAGGATAAGGTTTAgatcaaattaatccctaaaatagattagaaaataattcattttagattgtttaatttagttttcttttattacgaattttaataaaaaaaaaatattaggtgcatgtcggatagtttgcatgttaggttcatttaattaaaaattgcttGTCAATAGAGTTATGTCATTTAGTTAAAGTGCACGTCATATAGTAAAGTTCTAATTTCAAGATaagagaaaaccaaaagaaaaagaaaaagaactagttgcttgctttgtgtgtttaattctttcggtgcaatttatttgattcattGAGTGTTTAATCATGGTTTAGCATTCGTGTGATCACCCCCATTGCATGATAGTGATTTAGGTTAAAaccaatccaaactgcctgcaaagatatttttgaacataaaaataatagtACTGAAAaggtattagagaaatctagtttAATCAAATCTTCGTACCAAAAGTCTCTAGTTAATCGACCTattataaactgattagtggtgaATCctagttaataattttttgcatGCTAAATACTTGAATGATataggtttgggagagcccgagctaagccATTAACCataccctaggtggttcacccgaggTTAGGTTGTTAGGTTGCGACAGCCACCGATTGTGAATTCTTTGCGCCGGTCCTCTTTTGGAAATAAAAGATCCAAACATGATAATTTTCTTGAACTAAATTTCATCTTGATATTATTgcctaaattgaaatatttgatattaaTAGTGATTTCATTGAGGCTTTAGCCATTATCCAATAGGATATTATTGGCAAAAAAATCactttaattattaatttgacccataagattttagatcattttttaattatgttgattttgatgatattttgactttaaaatcattataattattaatttgatccgtgaaacttcaaatcaatttttaattagtttgatttttcttgattgttgtgtggtttagggttagaataattatttatttaattcatgaGACAATGGattgttttttcaattattttaacaatttattttatgaatatcttgaaatgattggatATAATGCTTATATTTGaaaattgcttgttttggaaaataccaaaaaataaaaataaaaaatcaaattgtgtatAAGTAGGATAGTTTCCTAAAAAAATCAACTCACACTGGTACTCCTCTTTCCCCCTTTTCCCCCTTCCCATGATTCTCTCAAATCGACCCTTTTTCCTTACAGATCAAGTAAATCGATTTGCCAAAATTGAGCTGTGAGGAGTTGAGGCTTTCGAAGTAGCCTAGGAAGTGGAGAGCCCATCGATCATCGAGATACTAGACTTGATCGCCGGTGAAGTCGCTGCTCCGGTGCAGGTGCGTATCCAAACGGTGCCATCCCTTTATAGACAGTCGTCTCTTCATGGCGTGGACCCTCGGCCTCTTCCGCGAGGATTGCCTAAGCCTCTATTGTACCAATGAGGGTTCCTTGATGCTCGAGGGGGAGAGACGGTACCCTCGCCAATGGAGATATGTTAGGTTGCTAGGGTATTGCCATTACCTCTTTTGCATTGCTAATGTGGCCAACCATGAGGTTGCTATATGGAAGCCGGTCGCTGGGGATTGTATGCTCTTGCCAAATGCTGAGGCACCCGATAGATTGGGTCTCTCTGTTTATGGATTTGGGTATGACGAATGGAATGATGAGTTCGTGTTGTTGAGGGTGGTTCAGACCTTGCGAAGGCCAATTGTATCTGAAGTTAGCATTTACAAATCAGAAGCTAACGTGTGGAGGCGACTCCAAGGGATGCCATACTTTATGATTGAGTCGGGCAGAATGGGGGTTTACCTACATGGCCGTCTACACTGGCTAATGAGGCGCGAGTGGGTGCAAAATTCAGCAAAAGTGTTGGTGGCTTTTGATATTCATACTGAGAGTTTTGTGGAGGTGGATTTGCCTAATGTTGTAGACAATAGGCTTCGTATGGATTTGGCTATCCTGGGAGAGCATCTTTGCCTTACCATTTATGGTGAGCCCGGGGTTGTCGTTGTGTGGATTATGAGAGAATATGGATTGAACCGACCATGGGATCTGTTGTTCTCGCTACGTGATCATTGGTGGAGTTTCCGACCTATTCGGCCATTGGCTTACTCATGGGATGGTCGTCGAGTTTTGGTGGAAGTGGGCAATGAGACTAAGATTCTCGGTTGGTACAATTTGC
The window above is part of the Eucalyptus grandis isolate ANBG69807.140 chromosome 6, ASM1654582v1, whole genome shotgun sequence genome. Proteins encoded here:
- the LOC104451288 gene encoding glycine-rich protein 1-like — translated: MPKIFKESTLWQRARDQRSCKKACGTDSVRTRVGIAGGRNATAAPGQTRRGFVEAAQAQQLRRESWWTRRDSEQAGVESARVLGAAHPGPGSGDGSSASGRGRRTSSRSDGGAAAVALAASSWATAAAVARSCGVGDARGCSGGAATGGQRRGDERASVMLGVAAAAAAFGSAATGVAG